A DNA window from Setaria viridis chromosome 2, Setaria_viridis_v4.0, whole genome shotgun sequence contains the following coding sequences:
- the LOC117845018 gene encoding protein IMPAIRED IN BABA-INDUCED STERILITY 1 — MGCVASKNAVSVTPAADLSGAIRDRSQPRAHESAAPVPLPVPAAVVSSLRSSSYAARRSEKVKDEAEEPGKAAVVVPAASRSFRLRSLRKSLEGEQVAAGWPPWLSAVAGEAIQGWIPLKADSFEKLQKVGQGTYSSVFRARELETGKIVALKKVRFDNFEPESVRFMAREIQILRRLDHPNVMKLEGLITSRLSCSLYLVFEYMEHDLAGLCSSPDIKFTDAQLKCYMNQLLSGLEHCHSRRVVHRDIKGANLLVNNEGVLKIADFGLANYFDPSKNHPLTSRVVTLWYRPPELLLGSTHYDAAVDLWSVGCVFAEMFRGKPILQGRTEVEQLHKIFKLCGSPADDYWKKSKLPHATIFKPHHPYPSTLRDVFKEVPGNALSLLETLLSVEPYKRGTAAGALSSEFFRTKPYACDPSSLPKYAPNKEMDAKLREDALRRKASSRGHGTEASKKSSRLSRVAREPSAVPKQISNKEESKTSVNGTKDVAIQDRVKLNGDARLFTDIPPVLPVQVRERSRHFKNDTREEVPFSGPLSVSSSGGFAWAKRPQEDRSFARSRTRSSSRGQFPGEADQDSKSQAKENVGLRELPSRDVSISISRTNSKIQDREPHDVAKRAVLKKWSQLERPDSFDSCDTYHSQNFSNAMFLGGTVSSKNSFKGDHDQEEKVEYSGPLLSQSHKVDELLQKHERHIRQVVRTSWFRRGRKLDK, encoded by the exons ATGGGCTGCGTCGCGTCCAAGAACGCCGTCTCGGTGACGCCGGCGGCCGACTTGTCCGGCGCGATCAGGGACCGGAGCCAGCCGCGCGCCCATGAGTCCGCGGCTCCGGTGCCGTTGCCGGTGCCCGCGGCGGTCGTGTCTTCCCTGCGCAGCTCGTCGTACGCGGCGAGGAGGTCGGAGAAGGTCaaggacgaggcggaggagcccgGGAAGGCTGCAGTCGTCGTGCCGGCCGCGTCCCGGAGCTTCCGGCTGCGGAGCCTGCGGAAGAGCCTGGAGGGGGAGCAGGTGGCGGCCGGGTGGCCACCGTGGCTCAGCGCCGTCGCCGGGGAGGCCATCCAGGGGTGGATCCCGCTCAAGGCCGACTCCTTCGAGAAGCTGCAGAAG GTTGGGCAAGGCACTTATAGCAGTGTATTCAGGGCACGGGAACTTGAGACGGGAAAGATTGTTGCCCTTAAGAAGGTGCGATTTGACAATTTTGAGCCAGAGAGTGTTAGATTCATGGCAAGGGAGATACAAATATTAAGGAGGCTTGATCATCCAAATGTCATGAAACTGGAAGGCTTGATTACTTCTCGGTTATCATGCAGCCTTTATCTAGTTTTTGAATACATGGAGCACGATCTTGCTGGACTTTGCTCCTCCCCGGACATCAAATTCACTGATGCACAG CTCAAGTGCTACATGAACCAGTTACTGTCAGGGCTGGAGCATTGCCATTCACGTCGTGTAGTTCATCGTGATATCAAGGGTGCAAATCTGCTCGTGAATAACGAAGGGGTTCTAAAGATTGCTGATTTTGGTCTTGCTAATTACTTTGATCCCAGCAAAAACCATCCTCTGACCAGCCGTGTTGTTACACTGTGGTACCGACCACCTGAACTGCTACTAGGTTCAACTCACTATGATGCAGCTGTTGATTTGTGGAGTGTTGGGTGTGTATTTGCTGAGATGTTCCGTGGGAAACCTATATTGCAAGGAAGAACCGAG GTGGAACAACTGCACAAGATTTTTAAGCTATGTGGTTCCCCTGCAGATGATTATTGGAAGAAGTCGAAGTTGCCTCATGCAACAATATTTAAACCGCATCATCCATATCCTAGTACTCTTCGAGATGTTTTTAAAGAGGTACCAGGAAATGCATTGAGTTTACTAGAAACTCTTCTGTCGGTTGAGCCCTACAAGCGTGGTACTGCAGCAGGTGCTCTTTCATCTGAG TTTTTCAGGACAAAACCTTATGCATGTGATCCTTCGAGCTTGCCTAAATATGCACCCAACAAAGAGATGGACGCAAAATTACGAGAAGATGCGCTCAG GAGAAAAGCCAGTAGCAGAGGGCACGGGACAGAAGCATCCAAGAAGTCCTCAAGGCTCAGCAGAGTAGCAAGAGAACCTAGTGCAGTCCCTAAGCAAATAAGTAACAAAGAG GAGTCCAAAACTAGTGTAAATGGAACCAAGGATGTAGCAATACAGGATCGTGTGAAGCTGAATGGCGATGCTAGGCTATTTACCGACATACCACCAGTGTTACCGGTCCAAGTTAGAGAAAGGTCTCGGCATTTTAAGAACGACACACGAGAGGAAGTCCCTTTCTCAGGACCATTGAGTGTTTCTTCATCTGGCGGTTTTGCATGGGCCAAAAGACCACAGGAGGATCGCTCTTTTGCTAGATCACGGACCAGATCTAGTTCAAGAGGCCAATTTCCTGGTGAGGCTGATCAGGACAGCAAGTCCCAAGCTAAAGAGAACGTTGGCCTGAGGGAGCTACCTAGCAGAGATGTATCCATATCAATATCTCGCACCAACTCCAAGATCCAAGACCGGGAGCCTCATGATGTAGCAAAGCGTGCAGTCCTGAAGAAGTGGTCACAGTTAGAGCGTCCAGATTCATTCGATTCTTGTGACACTTACCACTCTCAGAACTTCTCAAACGCGATGTTTCTCGGGGGCACTGTCTCATCAAAAAATAGTTTCAAG GGCGACCATGATCAAGAAGAGAAGGTTGAGTACTCAGGCCCCTTGTTATCCCAGTCACACAAGGTCGATGAACTGTTACAGAAGCATGAGCGACACATCCGACAAGTTGTTCGGACATCATGGTTCAGGAGAG GAAGAAAGCTGGACAAGTGA